The Herpetosiphonaceae bacterium region AGCGCCGCCGAAATTGCCGCCACAGCGTGACGCCGCCGCAGAAGACCAGATTCGCCAGAATGAAATTGCGCAGCACGACAAACTCTCGCGGCAGCAGCACCAGCACCAGAATGATGCTGACCGTCGCGAGCAGCCTGGTGAGCGCCGAGACGGCGCTGGCGACGCGCATCCGCCCGATCGACTTGTGGGTCGCCGGGGCGACTTCCAGCGCGATGAAGAGCGCCAGCAGCCACACGCTGATCTTGATGAAGGCCATGCTGCTGGGAAAAGGACCGAAGAACAGCCGCAGCACGTCATCGAGCCACGCCGATTCGATCCGGGGCAGCCAGGCCGTCACCGCGCTGAGGGCGCTGCTAATCGGCACGTCGTAGGGCGGCAGCAGCCAGCTTAGCCGCACCGCCGAGGCGATCAGCAGCCACGCCAGCAGCTCGACCGCCCAGCCGAAGTAGGTCTTGATCATGCTCTGGACGGATGGGAACAGCCGCAGCCCGGCGATCTGGATCAGCTCAAGCAGCGCCATGATCAGCAGCAGGCCCAGGGTTTGCCTCAGGTGAAAGCCCGGATCGGCGCTGACGGTGAGCCAGAGCCAGCTTGTCCAGACGACACTGACGGTAGCCAGCGACATGGTGACGAGCCGGAGCCAGGAGATCGGCGAGCGGCTGCTCCGAGGCGCAACTTCTGGCCCGGCAGCCAGCCGTGCGCGCGCCGACCACTGGTGCAGCAAGACGGCGCAGGCGACCAGACCAAACGAAATCCAGAGGTAAAAGCCTATATCGGACATACTCCCAAAGGATGTGAACTGGAGCATAGCGCGCCTCCCAGAAACTCGCTCTCCACAGCCGCTCTGATGCCAGCAGATTGGTTGACCGATGATCTGTGAATCATTATACGGGACACGTCGATCGAGGCGTGATGATGGTTGAATAGCTATATTGGAAACGTTCGTAGGGGCGTATAGCGACACTCGACGCAGCACGCCCCTACCGTCCGCCCCCGATTATTTGCTCATGCGCCGGTCGTCTCCGCGCCCGATCTCAGGAGGCCGCGACCGCAGCTTCCGCCTGCGTGGGCTGCACGACGATCGGCGTCTGGGCGGCACCGCGCTGCTTGTCGAGGAACTGGACCAGCCGGGGGAAGATGTCGATGTGGCAGTTCTTGCCCATGAACACATCCTGGTGCCCGTAGCCCGGAAAGATATGCAGCTCGTGGCGTCCCGGCACGATCCGCTCCAGGCGCCGATGACAGACGATATTCGAGTCGGTGAAGACCCGGTTGTTCTTGCCGGTCATGAACAGCACCGGCGTCTTGATCTCGCGGGCATACTGGAAGTAGTCGTTCGGCAGGCGATCGTACTTGCGGTCGCTCGGATCGTACTTGAGCGGACGGCTGCCGGCTTTGACCATTTTACGCACATGCCGATAGTAATTCATCGAGGTCGGGCCGTAGAGATCGCCGCCGCGCCGATGCGTAATCTCGTCGAGGTTGCTGTGTTCGTACAGCGCGGGCCAGCCCGTGCCCCACATCAGGCTCAGCATATGGCAGGCGGGCACGTCGCACTCGCGGTGGAAGAACGACACCGCCTTGGAGAAGAGCCGCCCACGGTGCAGAAAGCCCTGCTCCTCGCTCCAGCGCGGGCTGATGTACGGCAGGCCTAGGATCGAATCGACAAAGAAGGGCGCGAACGAGAGCTTGATCCTGGACCAGTTCGGCACTCGTGGCGTCAGCGCGACGCTGTTGGCGATCACGCTGCTGATGTCGGTGACGGCCTTGCCGAAGAGACTCATCATGAACGAAACCGATCCCAGGCAGTGGCAGATCACATGGATGCGCCGGTTGCCGATCTGCTCGCGCATCTTGGCAATCGCCGCCGGATGATCGAAGAGCGCAATATCGTCGTGGTTGTAGCGATGCTGCCACAGATTGTACGGATGCCGGTTGCTCATGCGAAAGTCCAGCGTCCAGACATCGGGGAAGCCGTTGTCGTGCAGAAAGCGCACCAGATTGTAGTGTTCGGGCTGGATGAACATGTCCGATGATGTGGTCAGACCATGAATGATCAAGACCACATCGTCGCTCGGCGCGCGGCAGAAGCGCAGCAGGCTCAAGCCCAGGCCGTCCTCAGTCGAGAAGTAGTGTGTCGAAATATCGGCGTTCGGAACGCCTTCCAGCGTGTACAGCGGAATCTCACGTTGCATCTTACACCTCGTTTGCGTGGGCTTGCATCTCTTGCAGGCCCATCTCGCGGCTGACGATCGGCCTGTAGCCTAGCTCCTGCTTGATTTTATTCAGCTTATACGCCCGTGGCAGCGCCACAAACGACCACTCGAACCTTGAGAGCGGCGGCGGGCTTTTGAGGCGCAGCCCGCGCCAGATACCCTCGGCCAGCGTCGCCGCCGGTCGCGCGATGAGCTGGGGCAGGCTGCGGCTCGGCGGGACGATCCCGCGTGTGGCGAGCAGCGCCGTAAAGAACTCGCGGAACGAGACGGGCGCGTCGTCGGTGACGAAATAGATCTGCTTATCGCGTCCGACGGCACACGCCAGCATGATCGCCTCGACCACGTTATCGACATGGACCATCTCGATGATGCAGCGCCCCTGATCGATCCAGGCGAACTGTCCGGCCTTGATCTTGTCCTCGATATTCTTGGATGTTTTCTCGCCCTTGCCCCAGATATAGGTCGGGCGCAGGATGATACAGGTCATCTCGGAGCGATGATTCACGACCTCGATCTCGGCCAGCTTTTTGGCCTTGCCGTAGTAGGAGTTCGGCTCGGCGGGATACGGAAACGTCTCGTCGATGCCGACCAGCGGCGTGGTATCTTGCAGCACCGACTCGGAGCTGATATAGATGAAGCGGCCAACCTGCATCCTGGCGGCATGATCGAGCAGCTGCCGGGTAGCCAGCGTGATCTCGCGGTGAAACTTCTCCCACGGCCCCCAGAACTCGACCGGAGCCGCGCAGTGGATCACCACGTCCTGCCCGCGCAGCGAGTCGGCCCATTCGGCCACGTTGTCGAGCGAGCCGTGGACAGGCTGCGCGCCCAGGTGCCGGAGCATCTCGGCGGACGAGGCGGAGCGGGCCAGGGCGCGCACCTGATGACCCTCGCGGACGAGCCGCTGGATCAGCCGCGCGCCAAGAAAGCCAGTTCCGCCGGTGACAAACATGTTCACAAGAAGATCCTTCTGCGTCTACATAGCTAGCTGCTGCCCCGGCATCTCGAATCCTTTGTACGTTTCGTAGAGCGCGCCGAGAAAGAATTGTCCAAAGCGCGCCTTGGCGCTCAAGCGCTCGGAGAGGCTTTCCGCGTTCGTGATCTCGATCGTGGTAAGCTGGCGGGCAAAATCGGTCGCGAAGATCTTGAGAATGCCCTTGCCGACGAGCGGGCCGTCGGCGCTGCGGCCTTCATAGACCGTGATATACAACGTCGTCGTATCGGCCCACACGTCGAAGCCGAAGTCGTCGTGGATCACCTTGAAGCCGTCGAAATAGTAGGCCCTGCCGTCGGTCGTCTCCATCACCATCCGATAGCGCATGCGCCGCGTCCGCTCCTGCTCGGCATCGACGACGAACAGATTGAAGGTGCCGTCGGCGACGGAGAGCGGATCGGGCGAGAGTGCCGGGGCCAGCACGCTGCCGGAGAGCCGCGCGCTATGCTCGGCATCGGCCAGCATCTGATCCACGTCGTCGGCGGTGATCGTGAGTGTAAACTGGAACGGAGAGCCGTCGGCCTCGCCTTGCGCGGCGGCGCGGGCGTAGTCATCCGTCACCCGCGTCGAGAAGTGGCCTTTCATCGTCTCAGTGAATTGCAGGCCCAGGTGCGGAGCGGCGGCGGAAGACGCGAGCACGGGCATCGGCTCCGGCAGCGGCTCCGGCATTGGTTCAGGTTGAACATTATCGGCGGTACTCATCACAAAAGCATCCTTTGTCAGCATATGATCCGCAAAGCGGTCGGCCAGCGCGGCGATCGTCAGGCTGGGATTGGGACCGACCGGCCCCGGCATGACCGAGCCGTCGGCGATGTACAGGCCGGGATAGTTGAAGACCTGACCGTAGGCATCGACAACACCCTCGGCTTCGTCGCGGCCCATCGGGCAGCCGCCGAGCGGGTGAACCGTGAGCAGCCGGTTCAGGCGGTACGTGGGATTTTCCCTAAATGTCGCGCCCAGCGCATCGGCGATCTGCTTCGACGTACGCATCACGTGATCGAAATAGGGCGTCGATCGCTTCTTCGTCCAGTCGATGTCGAGCCGCTTGCCATTCAGCCACATGTTGCCATCGGGAATATCGCGGCCCATGCCCAGGATCGGCATCGAGCCAGCCGACAGCTCGGTCGTGCCGAAGAGATCGGCGATCTCCGCGCTGAGATTGCTCTCCGGCTCGTTCCTGAGCCACTGGCGCACGATTCGGCGCAGCACATGCAGCGCGCGTCGGGCCATGCTGGGCGTGTCGAGTAGTTGCAGCATCCAGTTGGCGAAGTCGGGATAGCCCGCGTCCTGAAGATAAAAGCCGCGTCCGGCTGCGCCGTTGCCGTCGAGCTGATCGGGAACGCGAATCGTGCTGGTGATCACCGGGCCGTAGCTGCTGTCGATCACGCGCGGCATACGCTTGCCGCCGCTGGTTTCGCTGCATTTGACCGCGAAGGTCAGCAGGTCGCCGTTGCCGCAGAAGCGCGTGCCGAGCTTCTTGCTGAGACGCGGAAAGTTCTCTTTATTTTTGAGCAGCAGATAGGTCGAGCCAAGCGTTCCGGCGGCCAGAATCAGGCGATCGGCGGTGATCGTCTGCAATGGCAGCACCGCCGGATCTGAGGTATCGAGCGGCTTGCCCTCGTGCTCAGGCTGGTGCTCGACATAGCTGATCGTATAGCCGCCGCCGGGCCGTGGCGCGAACGACCGGACCTCGCAGCGGGTACGAATATCGGCTCCGTGACGCTTTGCGGCGGAGAGGTAGTTGAAGTCGAGCGAGTTCTTGCTGCCGTAGTTACACCCGATGTCGCACTCGCCGCACAGCCGACAGGTCGAGCGAACATAGTCGGGACCGTGCAGGCTCGGATCTTCCTGAATCGGCTGTCCCGGCACCGGGGGCCGTCCCTCGTTGGCGAAGGTTACAGCCAGCGGCGGTCGGAACCACTGGAGCTGAAGATCCTGGGCGGCGGCCTTGAAAGCGTTTGTCTTGGAGGTCGTGTTGTATGGCGCGTGCTCGATCGGATAGGGCTGTGCCTTCATCATGCGCTCAACCCGGTCGTAGTGCGGATCGAGGTCGGCGCGGTTGACCGGCCAGTACTCATAGCCGCCGTCGCGCAGATCCTCTTTGACAAACCAGTGCTCGTCTTTGCGCAGCAGCACGTTGGCATAGATCAGCGAGCCGCCGCCCAGGCCGCTCGACACAACAGCGCCCAGGCCGCGAAACGACCAGACATCGAACATGCCGTAAAGACCCGCGCTGGGGTCCCAGAAATTCTTGCGCATCCGATGGGGGCTGCGGGGGAATGAGCCGGGGGGATAGGCCTTGCCGCGTTCCAACAAGCAGACATTCAGACCGGCTTCCGCCAGCCGGTAGGCCGTCACCGAGCCGCCAAAGCCTGAGCCGACGACAACAGCCTCGAAGTGCATTGGAGCCATGCTACCACCTGATTCTTGATAACCAATCATAGAGATATGGCACACTGGAGGCAGGATCTTACAGATGGCTGTCTGGAATGGTAACAGCTACGCTCATATCCGTTGCAGATTGGTTAGACGTGAAGAAGCACCTGGGCAAGCCACGCCGCATGCTATGTACTCATTAAGCCGATACACAGCCTATTTATCACAGACGTTACGGCGATCCGATCGTTACGTCCAGTACAGGTTCAAGGCGCGTAAGGCGCGGGAGAATGGGGCACTGGTCCAACACACTGGAACAGACGGGACTGGTGTTCCGGGGAGAAGCCGAAGATGGGTTGTAGTGGATGAAGGTGATTATCGGTGGAACAAGCCGTACCCTGAGCACACCTGCCATGTGCTCCTGTTAATACCGAATATAGCACCAAGCTTGCTCGGAATCAATAGATCACCGCAAATGCAATCGACATCGCATTACGCATGGGTTGATGTTGCGCATGAATGTCGTCAACGATGACTACGCAGCTCATGCCCTGGGTGGCGACGCTTCGCCGGACGGATACTCGGCATCAGAAGCACTACCTGCTCGTTCTGCGGGGATCGCTGGGAGAGGCGTTCGGAGGACTTGATAGGTCACAGCGCCAAGTGCGGCGCCGATCAGGGGAGCAACCACATAGATCCATTGGTCACGCCACACCCCGGCAACCAGCGCCGGACCGAGTGAACGTGCCGGGTTCATCGACGCGCCGCTGATCGGACCGCCCCATAGCGCATCGAGCGCCACGGTACCCCCGATCGCCAGTGCGGCAAGCTGGCCGACAGCGCGGGTATCGGTTGCCACCGCCATAATCACGAACATCAAAAAGGCCGTGAGCAGGATTTCAAGGCCGAATGATTGGAGGACACTCCCGCTTGGGAGCGTGACACCGAGCTGTGCCACGTCGCCGAACAAGGCGCGCAGCGTCAGCGCTCCGGCAGCCGCCCCTAGAAGCTGCCCACCGATATAGAACGGGACATCACGCCAGGAAAAATGCCGGGTCAGCGCAAACGCAATCGTGACCGAGGGGTTGAAGTGTGCGCCGGAAAGGTGGCCGGTCGCCGCAATCATCACCATGATGATCAGGCCAAAGGTGAGCGCGACGCCAACATGCGTCAACCTGCCGCTGATGCTGTTCACAACAATTGCCCCGCACCCGGCGGTGACTAACGCATACGTGCCGACTAATTCGGCTCCAGCCCGGCGTAACAAAAGGTTCATCCGTCGCCTTTCACTCGGTCGCTCAACAGTCGCAGCGGCAGGCATTCACGAACCTGGTTCTTGGCGCGGCCCTCACCCAGGGCACAGAGGGCACCCGCCCTGCCCCACGCTCAGGCGGGCTTCCGCCTGAGCGGCCATAGGAGAGGGGGAGACACAGGTTCTTGGTTCTCGCTGTGTTCTTTGTTCCGTTGTTCGGTTCCTGGCTCTTGGTTCTCCTACCGTCCCTGCGGCACCGCACGCTGCACAAAATCTGCGAGATCGGCCTTGAGCTGCACCAGCGACGGGCGATGGATATACATCATGTGGCCGGCCTCATAGAAGGCCATCGAGATATTGTCTTGCAGGCTGCGATCGATGCCGAGGTGATTGAATGTATAGACCGTGGCAAAGTAGGGCGTTGCGAAATCATAGTAGCCGTTCGCCACAAAAATTTTCAGCCAGGGGTTGTTGGTCATGGCCCGGCGTAGCGTCTCCACGACCTCGACGTACTTACCCTCGAAATCGCCGAAGCTCCACGGACGGACGCGCCAGCTCAACACCTCGTAGGGCAGATCGCTCTCGAACTGGAGATCGCTGCGGATGTAGGCGTTGAATGTCGCGGCGAATGGCCCTAGAATCACCGCGTAGCTTGGATCGTGCTCGTTGTGCTCGCCCACGGCATCGCGATCGTAGCCCAGGAAGCGGCTATCGAGCCGACCCACCGTGCGGCGCTGGTCGCGCAGCAACTCCTTGACGAAGCGATCGTCGTTGATGCGCAGATCGGAGCGATCGATGTAGTCGGGCGAGAGGCCGGTGTAGCGCGCCAATCGCTCCACGATCGCGACCCGCTCATCCTCCGGCAGCGTCGCGCCCTTGAGCAGCGCCAGCGCGTACTCGCCCATGGCAAACGCCTCGACCTCCTCGACCAGCGAGCGGAGATCGCGCTGCTGGAGATCGCCGGGCAGCCGCTTGTGGTACCAGGCCGTCGCGGTGTATGAGGGCAGGAACATGATGTACGGCAGATCGTTGCCCGGATCGAACTGGCCGGTGATGAAATGCAGGATCGCCGAGACGAGCATGATCCCGTTAAGATACATGCCATGGCGCTCCTGCAAGTAGCCCGATAGACCGGCGGCGCGGGTGGTGCCGTAGCTCTCGCCGATCAAGAACTTGGGCGAGGTCCAGCGCCCGTAGCGCGTGACGTAGAGCCGGATGAAATCGCCAACCGACTCAATATCTTTCTTGAAGCCGTGGAACGTCTTGGCCTTTTCGCCGGGCACGACGCGGCTATAGCCCGTGCTGACCGGATCGATAAACACCAGATCGGTTATGTCGAGCAGTGAGTACTCGTTTTCGATCAGGCGGTAGGGGGGCTGGGGCAGATTGCCGATCTCATCCATCAGGATGCGGCGCGGGCCGAGGACGCCCAGATGCAGCCAGACCGACGACGAGCCAGGCCCGCCGTTGAACGAGAAGGTGATCGGGCGGCTGCCGGGATCGTGCACGTCGTCGCGGGTGTAGGCGATGAAAAACACCGAAGCCTTGGGCCGCTCGCCCTCGGACTCGCCCTCTTTATCGCCCTGTTTCTCGGCCTCCTCCTTCAGCACGATCGTACCGGCGGTCACGGTGTAGCGGATCAACTGCCCGTCGATCGTCACCGTGTGATGGGTGATCGACAG contains the following coding sequences:
- a CDS encoding GMC family oxidoreductase, which gives rise to MAPMHFEAVVVGSGFGGSVTAYRLAEAGLNVCLLERGKAYPPGSFPRSPHRMRKNFWDPSAGLYGMFDVWSFRGLGAVVSSGLGGGSLIYANVLLRKDEHWFVKEDLRDGGYEYWPVNRADLDPHYDRVERMMKAQPYPIEHAPYNTTSKTNAFKAAAQDLQLQWFRPPLAVTFANEGRPPVPGQPIQEDPSLHGPDYVRSTCRLCGECDIGCNYGSKNSLDFNYLSAAKRHGADIRTRCEVRSFAPRPGGGYTISYVEHQPEHEGKPLDTSDPAVLPLQTITADRLILAAGTLGSTYLLLKNKENFPRLSKKLGTRFCGNGDLLTFAVKCSETSGGKRMPRVIDSSYGPVITSTIRVPDQLDGNGAAGRGFYLQDAGYPDFANWMLQLLDTPSMARRALHVLRRIVRQWLRNEPESNLSAEIADLFGTTELSAGSMPILGMGRDIPDGNMWLNGKRLDIDWTKKRSTPYFDHVMRTSKQIADALGATFRENPTYRLNRLLTVHPLGGCPMGRDEAEGVVDAYGQVFNYPGLYIADGSVMPGPVGPNPSLTIAALADRFADHMLTKDAFVMSTADNVQPEPMPEPLPEPMPVLASSAAAPHLGLQFTETMKGHFSTRVTDDYARAAAQGEADGSPFQFTLTITADDVDQMLADAEHSARLSGSVLAPALSPDPLSVADGTFNLFVVDAEQERTRRMRYRMVMETTDGRAYYFDGFKVIHDDFGFDVWADTTTLYITVYEGRSADGPLVGKGILKIFATDFARQLTTIEITNAESLSERLSAKARFGQFFLGALYETYKGFEMPGQQLAM
- a CDS encoding alpha/beta fold hydrolase codes for the protein MQREIPLYTLEGVPNADISTHYFSTEDGLGLSLLRFCRAPSDDVVLIIHGLTTSSDMFIQPEHYNLVRFLHDNGFPDVWTLDFRMSNRHPYNLWQHRYNHDDIALFDHPAAIAKMREQIGNRRIHVICHCLGSVSFMMSLFGKAVTDISSVIANSVALTPRVPNWSRIKLSFAPFFVDSILGLPYISPRWSEEQGFLHRGRLFSKAVSFFHRECDVPACHMLSLMWGTGWPALYEHSNLDEITHRRGGDLYGPTSMNYYRHVRKMVKAGSRPLKYDPSDRKYDRLPNDYFQYAREIKTPVLFMTGKNNRVFTDSNIVCHRRLERIVPGRHELHIFPGYGHQDVFMGKNCHIDIFPRLVQFLDKQRGAAQTPIVVQPTQAEAAVAAS
- a CDS encoding peptidase S10, producing the protein MAGTNDTQEKNQTGAPPEVKDALSITHHTVTIDGQLIRYTVTAGTIVLKEEAEKQGDKEGESEGERPKASVFFIAYTRDDVHDPGSRPITFSFNGGPGSSSVWLHLGVLGPRRILMDEIGNLPQPPYRLIENEYSLLDITDLVFIDPVSTGYSRVVPGEKAKTFHGFKKDIESVGDFIRLYVTRYGRWTSPKFLIGESYGTTRAAGLSGYLQERHGMYLNGIMLVSAILHFITGQFDPGNDLPYIMFLPSYTATAWYHKRLPGDLQQRDLRSLVEEVEAFAMGEYALALLKGATLPEDERVAIVERLARYTGLSPDYIDRSDLRINDDRFVKELLRDQRRTVGRLDSRFLGYDRDAVGEHNEHDPSYAVILGPFAATFNAYIRSDLQFESDLPYEVLSWRVRPWSFGDFEGKYVEVVETLRRAMTNNPWLKIFVANGYYDFATPYFATVYTFNHLGIDRSLQDNISMAFYEAGHMMYIHRPSLVQLKADLADFVQRAVPQGR
- a CDS encoding MIP family channel protein — translated: MNLLLRRAGAELVGTYALVTAGCGAIVVNSISGRLTHVGVALTFGLIIMVMIAATGHLSGAHFNPSVTIAFALTRHFSWRDVPFYIGGQLLGAAAGALTLRALFGDVAQLGVTLPSGSVLQSFGLEILLTAFLMFVIMAVATDTRAVGQLAALAIGGTVALDALWGGPISGASMNPARSLGPALVAGVWRDQWIYVVAPLIGAALGAVTYQVLRTPLPAIPAERAGSASDAEYPSGEASPPRA
- a CDS encoding NAD-dependent epimerase/dehydratase family protein — protein: MFVTGGTGFLGARLIQRLVREGHQVRALARSASSAEMLRHLGAQPVHGSLDNVAEWADSLRGQDVVIHCAAPVEFWGPWEKFHREITLATRQLLDHAARMQVGRFIYISSESVLQDTTPLVGIDETFPYPAEPNSYYGKAKKLAEIEVVNHRSEMTCIILRPTYIWGKGEKTSKNIEDKIKAGQFAWIDQGRCIIEMVHVDNVVEAIMLACAVGRDKQIYFVTDDAPVSFREFFTALLATRGIVPPSRSLPQLIARPAATLAEGIWRGLRLKSPPPLSRFEWSFVALPRAYKLNKIKQELGYRPIVSREMGLQEMQAHANEV